The following coding sequences are from one SAR202 cluster bacterium window:
- a CDS encoding DUF1800 domain-containing protein, which yields MKTRTDIALVAHLMRRAGFGATRAELEQLAEKPYEDIVEDLLHPERRPEVDEHLLFRYHPTTASYGDGGHAQTHWLYRMVMTQRPLEEKIALFWHYVFATGNAKVENGPAMGRQIEGFRKHGLGNYRDLLVRLAQDPAMIYWLDNNHNHKRAPNENWGRELLELFAMGAGNYTEKDVYECARAFTGWNIIARIGVPWGTYPWKFVYKPEDHDFTQKTFLGHTGEFNGEDIIDIVVRQPATSQFIARHLYNFFVADEPQVPAWPIEPPRDPEAVRFIRETFVDSGYEMKPVLRAIFNSDFFKQAMYEKVKSPVDLVVGTLRLTGDMNGPDPRWGEMPRDMSPMGQNVMDPPSVEGWHTGREWINSGAQLLRVNFTSYRFADTSLPGVQDMISRVASTAGETMTAEVLVGRCLELAGPVKAAGATRAELVGHVRNEGPVSWAPDDYDRSARRVAELLALIGASREFQMG from the coding sequence ATCAAGACCCGGACGGACATTGCCCTCGTCGCGCACCTGATGCGGCGGGCGGGCTTTGGAGCGACGCGCGCCGAGCTTGAGCAACTGGCTGAGAAGCCCTACGAGGACATCGTCGAGGACCTCCTGCACCCGGAGCGCCGGCCGGAGGTGGACGAGCACCTGCTGTTCCGCTACCACCCCACCACCGCGAGCTATGGCGACGGCGGCCACGCCCAGACGCACTGGCTCTACCGCATGGTGATGACGCAGCGCCCTCTGGAGGAGAAGATCGCCCTCTTCTGGCACTACGTCTTCGCCACCGGCAACGCGAAGGTGGAGAACGGCCCAGCCATGGGCCGTCAGATTGAGGGATTCCGCAAGCACGGGCTCGGCAACTACCGCGACCTCCTGGTCAGGCTGGCGCAGGACCCCGCCATGATCTACTGGCTGGACAATAACCACAACCACAAGCGCGCGCCGAACGAGAACTGGGGCCGGGAGCTGCTGGAGCTCTTCGCGATGGGGGCGGGCAACTACACGGAAAAGGACGTATACGAATGCGCCCGGGCCTTCACGGGCTGGAACATAATCGCCCGCATCGGCGTGCCGTGGGGCACGTACCCCTGGAAATTCGTCTACAAGCCGGAGGACCACGACTTCACTCAGAAGACGTTCCTCGGTCACACGGGCGAATTCAACGGCGAGGACATCATAGACATCGTCGTTCGGCAGCCGGCGACATCGCAGTTCATCGCCCGGCACCTCTACAACTTCTTTGTCGCCGACGAGCCGCAGGTGCCGGCGTGGCCCATAGAGCCGCCGCGCGACCCGGAGGCGGTCCGTTTCATCCGCGAGACCTTCGTGGACTCCGGGTACGAGATGAAGCCGGTCCTGAGGGCCATCTTCAATTCCGACTTCTTCAAGCAGGCGATGTACGAGAAGGTAAAGAGCCCCGTGGATCTGGTCGTGGGGACGCTGCGGCTGACGGGCGATATGAACGGCCCTGATCCCCGGTGGGGTGAGATGCCCCGCGATATGTCGCCGATGGGGCAGAATGTGATGGACCCGCCCAGCGTGGAGGGGTGGCACACCGGCCGCGAGTGGATAAACAGCGGCGCGCAGCTTCTGCGCGTTAATTTCACGAGCTACCGCTTCGCCGACACGTCGCTGCCCGGCGTGCAGGACATGATCAGCCGGGTCGCCTCCACTGCCGGGGAGACTATGACGGCGGAAGTGCTGGTGGGCCGGTGCCTGGAGCTTGCCGGGCCAGTAAAGGCCGCAGGCGCCACGCGGGCGGAGCTCGTCGGCCACGTGCGCAACGAGGGTCCGGTCTCATGGGCGCCGGACGACTACGACCGCTCAGCCCGGCGCGTGGCCGAGCTGCTTGCGCTGATCGGCGCATCTCGAGAGTTCCAGATGGGGTAA